ACGACGTGGAAAAGCAATCGTTGAAATCGCAGCTGGAAGCCTATATTGCTTGGCTGAACGGCTATATCGGCGTCAATTATGCCGGTTTGCCCACACCCTACGGTTACGGTCGTTTGGACGCGTTCGGCGCTATCCTGAACCGCGTAACAGCCAGCCTTCTGGATATGCCCGGCAATGCCACACCAGCCAATGCGCCGGTCAGTTATCCCTTCTTATGGAATACGTCGCAACTCGATTGGGTGCAATGGAACGGGTCCGCCAATAACCATATCGGCCGGAATGTCGGCGAAGTAACCGGCGTGTTTGCGCATACCGTACTAAAGACGGACAACGACGCTGACCGTTTTTATTCATCCGCCAAAATCGTCAATCTGGACCGCTTGGAACAATATATGGCCAAGTTGGAAGCGCCGAAATGGGGCGCGCCGCTGCCGGACATCGATCAGAGCAAAGCCGAAAAGGGCAAAGCGCTCTACGCCGCCAACTGCGTGGGCTGCCATGGCATTAGAGACGAGAACGGCCAATTCCCGATGACGCCGACCAACGCGGTAGGCAAACAGTTTATTGCCACCCACATGACCGGCTTGGCCGAGATCGGCACCGATCCGTTGATGGCGACGAATTTCGTTAATCCCGCCTTTAATGTCGACCCCGGCCCGATGCGCGCCTTTCTGCCGGAGGCAATGCGCAATCTGCCCAAAGTGCCCAGAGGCGCGATGCTGAGCACCGCAACCACTAATATCATCGGCAAGCAGCTGGCAACGTTTCAGCCGCCGCTGGATCAAACCCAATTACTGGAACTGGCCGGCTATCACCTTGCCAGCGAAACCCCACCCAATTTGCTGGCTTATAAAGCAAGACCCTTAAACGGTATCTGGGCTACCGCGCCGTATATGCATAACGGTTCAATTGCCAATCTATACCAGGCCTTGTTGCCGGACACAGCACGGGAAACGCAATTCTACGTCGGCGGCAATCGCTTCGATCCGGTTAAAGTTGGCTATGAACCGGATCAGGAAGGCAATTATTTCCTGTTTAAAGCAGTGGACGAGGATGGCGTGGCAGTGCCGGGCAATAGCAATAAAGGCCACTCGGGTAATAACTTTACCAAAACCTTGGGCGAAGACGGGCGGTGGCGCGATTTCACCGACGAAGAACGCTATCAATTGATCGAGTATATGAAAACACTGTAATTGAAAATCGCCCCCGGCAAAGCCGGGGGCTGTTTGCTGTTCGTGACTACCAATACCTTAGGCTTGGGATACCTGTTTTTCCAAATCGAGGCCCAGCCGTTTTCTATTCATACCGGACTCGTCCTTGGTTACTTGGGCGGCTCAATTCCTGGTTCAGCCAACGCATCAGCACCTCTACGATGTAGTGTTGTTCTTCGTTGCTTAATAATCTCCCTTGCGCAATGCCATGCCACTTTTGTAGACAGCCCCGGCAACAGCAGGCCGTGGCATGCTGCGCTACAAATACCGGATGGCCGGCATACGGCGTCTGTTTTCCGTCGTTAGCAATCACCGCCCCTGCCAAGCGTTTGCCGACGAAATCCGCCGCGTGTTCGCGCATGACCGGCAACCCCTTGGTGTGCAGATAGTGTAAATCCTTGGCCCGCAGATGAAATTTGCCACGAAACGTCGACTTGGCCAGCGCGGCAAACAGTTGATCCATGTCTCTCACGACAGCAACTGCGACGGCTCAGGGTTTGAGAACTTCGTCAAACAATTCCTGCATCGCTGCCCAAGAGCGGTTATCCGCGTCGGCATTGTAGGCAAGCGGCATATCGTTGGCCTTCCCAAGCCTATCGGCGTCCGGATTGGTAAAGCTGTGCTTGGCCCCAGGATAGTTAACAAATTGATAATCCGCACCGGCCCGCGCCATTTCCTGTTTGAACGCACTGATGCTTTCAGGGGAAACAAAGGTGTCCGCCGCCCCGTTCAACACTAAAATCCGGGCTTTGACCTGGCCCGGCCGCGCAGGGGTATCGGTGGCCAGATTACCGTGAAAGCTAATTACCGCGGCCAGATCGACGCCCTGGCGAGCCATATTCAATACCGTCGCCCCACCGAAACAATAACCGATGGCGGCGATTTTTCCGGCGTCCACTTGGGGCCGGCCGGCCAGTAATTCTCTGGCAGCCTCGAAGCGCTGCCGAGCCAATCCGGCCTGTCCCGTTACGGCCTTCATAAACGCCGCCGCGTCCTTGCCGTGTTCGCTCAGTTTTCCGTCGCCGTACATATCGACTGCCAATGCGGTGTATCCCAGCTCCGCCAGCATACGGGCCCGTTTACGGGCGTAATCGTTCAGGCCCCACCATTCGTGCACCACCAGCACGCCGGGTTGCTTGTCGCCCTTGGCGTCGTCCCAAACCAGATAACCTTTCAGCACGGTGTCGCCGGCGCGATAGTCGACATTCTCTTCATGCAGCGCAGCTTGCAAATACGGTGTAAACAACAATGCATACAACAACACTAAATACTTCATCACCCACTCCAAATTAAAATAATAACCGGTTGCAATTGATACCTTTCTTCCAGCTTAACTTCAAGGCTGACTTATCGCAAATAGCCTGCGCCAAGGTTAAACGGCGCAATCTGAATACGCGCATCGACAACATGACGCTCAGGGTTTTCGGCTTCGCCAAACCACCTATAAAAACTTCCCGGCGAATCATAAATTTTGCTAGTTTTAAATTTGTATTCATTTACAATTACCCCGAACTCCACTCAGGAATTTCAGCCACTTATCAGAACAACTACAAAACAGAGGAAGAGAGTATGAACGACATAATCCCGAAAGGCATGCCTTATTGCGAAGCGATTGCGGCCGGCGAGATTGTTGCCTTGAATTCCACCGAGGATGGGACGTTTTTCAGTACTACCGGCTATATTCACCGCATCTGAGACAGCTCCGGGTGATCGACGGCGGACGGAATTTAATCGACAGGCACCGCACACCCGTTAAAGCGTGGAAAGATAGCGTTGCCTTCCTACCCTGCGACACTGTGACGGTCAGGGCAAAATTTTCGCTGTACAAAGGCAAATTTGTCTATCACTGCCACATTCTGGAACACTAAAACATGGGTATCATGCGCACCTTTAAAGTTGTTGATTTATATAGAGGGTGGACTAAGCTTATTTTCAACCTCGTTTTTAAAAATCGCACTGTAACTCACCGATAACCCGTTACATTTGCCACCAATCCTTTAACTAGCATACCGAATGCAGGAGTTAGAAATCGCGGATTATCCGGCTGAGCCAGACTAAGCTACTGGTAAAGTATTATGATGCAAGAGCTACCCCTTGACCAAGTATACCCACTTCTGGAGCCCGGCCCGGTGGTGCTTCTGACTACCGCGGTAAAAGACCGCCCAAATGTGATGACGCTATCCTGGCACAGTATGCTGGAGTTGGATCCGCCCACGCTTGCCTGCGTAGTCAATGAAAACAACCACAGTTTCGCTGCCTTGAACGATACCCTGGAGTGCGTGATTGCGATACCTGCGCTGCATATGGCCGAAAAAGCCGTACAAATCGGTAATACATCCGGACGCGACACCGACAAATTTTCCGCCGCCAGCCTGACGGCAAGGCCCGCGTGGCAAGTGGGTGCGCCGATAATCACCGAGTGCTTCGCCAATCTGGAGTGCCGTGTAAACGATACGCGTCTGGTTGGCGATTACAACCTGTTCGTATTGGAGATTGTGGAAGCCTGGACCGACCCCCAACAGCCCAATCCGCAAACCTTTCACCACCCCGGTTACGGCCGGTTAGTGCTAGACGGCGAGGACATCAGTTTTGCTTCCAATGTACGTTAGTGGGGCAATGCCGCATTTTGCACCAAAAAAGTGCATACGACGTGTTATACCCGCCGGTTTTCGCTCGGTGACTGAAAACTAAAGCCTCTGAGCTCGAAAATAACACGGTCAAACCAGTTAATGCTTCGATTAACTTCCAGCCTGATAAAAAGGACAAACTTCTTTTAAACCAACACCACCGAAATCCCTCGGAAGACAGGTGGTTTCCACCCAATATGGCCCTCAGCCCGGGTAACCGGCTGGCCCTATGCCCGCAATGTTTTAGCGACACGATTAAGCGTTATAGCTGTCAAATACTGAATAACGGTACAAACTTTGCTTTAAAGTAACCACGTTAATAAGGAATTTTGCATGATGACACATTTGCAGCTGATGGTTTTTTCAGCCTGGAATACCTTGAGGCACTGCGGTTTCCCTGCCTCAATATCCAATGCCTGCGCGCCGAACACCCAGATTAAACGATGATGAGCGGTCTGCACCCCACGAGGAAATTGCTGATATCCACCGACTTGGACGGTTGCTTGCTCGACCATCACGATTACGGTTTTGCTCCGGCCGCCGCCCTGCTGCAAAAGCTGGAAGACTTGGGTATCCCCGTGATTCCGAACTCCAGCAAAACCCTCGCGGAACTGCTGCATTTTCGCGAAACTTTAAACAATAGCCATCCCTTTATTATCGAAAACGGCGCCGCGGTTTATATTCCCACCGGTTACTTTGCGGATAAACCCGAAGACTGCGAAAACATCGGCGACTTCTGGATCAAAACCTTCAGCCAGCCGCGCCGCCATTGGCTAAAACTGATAAGCCAAAGCCGTATTGGGAAAGAGAAGTTTCAAACCTTTGCCGATGCCGCATTGGCGGACATCGTTAAGCTGACAGGGTTGCAACCGGATGCCGCGGCCCGAGCCAGTCAACGCCAATACGGAGAACCGGTGGCATGGCTCGGCACGACAGCGGAAAAGGCGGAGTTTATTCAAGAACTGCGGCAATTGGGGGCCCATATACTGGAGGGGGGACGTTTCCTGCATGTATCGGGCGAATGCGACAAAGGCACCGCGATGAAATGGTTGGTAGCGCAATACCTCCAAGCCTGCGGTGCACCGATAACCACTATCGCCGCCGGCGACAGTCAAAACGATATTGCCATGCTGGAGTCGGCGGATATCGCCGTACGGGTGCCCTCGCCCACACACGCCTTACCCGCGCTTGAGAAAGCACGACAGGTTTATACCGCAGCGCGGCAAGGCCCCAGCGGATGGTCCGAGAGCATATCGGCGATACTGGCTAACTTAAACATCAAATAAAGCGAGCACTGTTATGGCAGACTTTTATCAAAACGGCATTATCACCACCCTGCATAATTTGACTGAACGGCATCTGGCCGACCTGGAAGCCGATCTGCTGCGTTTCAGCAAACAACGGCCCTTGGGGTTGTTGCTGCCTTCGCTGTATTCCGAACTGGAAGGCGACGCCTTGCCGAAAATTATCGCCAATCTGAAAACGGTACCGTATTTATCGGAAATCGTCATCGGCCTGGACCGCGCCGATCAAGGCCAATACCAAAGCGCCCTGGCATTCTTCGATGAGCTGCCGCAACACCACCGGGTATTGTGGAACGACGGCCCTCGGTTAACGGCTTTGGATGCGGAACTGAAAGCCCTGGATCTGGCGCCCAAGGAAATGGGTAAAGGCCGTAATGTCTGGTATTGCATGGGCTATATTCTGGCATCCGGCAAGGCCGAGTCCATCGCTTTGCACGATTGCGACATCGTCACCTACACCAGCGAATTACTGGCGCGCCTGATTTATCCGGTTGCCAACCCCTTGTTTAACTACGAGTTCTGCAAAGGGTATTACGCCCGCATCAACAACGGCAAACTGAAGGGCCGCGTCAACCGGCTGTTAGTCACCCCGTTAATTCGTGCCATGAAAAAGGTGCTGGGCGACAACGATTACCTGGACTACATGGACAGTTACCGTTACGCGCTGGCCGGCGAATTCTCCTTTCGGCGCGACGTCTTAAGCGATATCCGCATTCCCAGCGACTGGGGGCTGGAAATCGGCGTATTGTCGGAAATGCACCGCAATTATGCGCATAACCGGCTGTGCCAAGTGGATATCGCCCGGGTGTACGACCATAAACACCAGGATATGTCGCTGGACGACCAGCAGGCCGGCTTGTCGAAAATGTCGATCGACATTTGCAAGGCGCTGTTCCGCAAACTGGCCACCCAAGGTCAGATTTTGACCCCGGAGACGTTTCGGAGCATCAAAGCCACCTACTATAGAATCGCGTTGGATTTCGTGGAAACCTATCGTAACGATGCCATCATGAACGGGCTTTACGTGGATATACACGAAGAAGAAGTGGCCGTGGAAATGTTTACCAAAAACATCATGGATGCCGGCGACCTGTTCCTGAACCAGCCGATGGAAATTCCCTTCATTCCCAGCTGGAACCGGGTGCAAAGCGCTGTCCCGGATATTCTGGAACGCTTGTACCAAGCAGTGGAAGCCGATTTTCAAGAATTTAGCCGTTGAGGACTATCCCCATGAAACCCACCACGGAACACTTGGCCTCGTTAACTCAAAAAGTCGTACACCATCTCGAATCGATTTACGCGTCCGCGCCGCGCCAACCGGACAGTGCGGCGCTGGCCGACACGCTGTTAAGGATCATGCGCCTAGACGAGCATTGCGAACAGTTGCAACCCTCGAATAGCGCCTGGTCCGAACGCGATATAGCGGTGATTACATACGGCGACACGCTTCTCGCCGACAGCGAAGCCCCCCTAAGCACCCTGCATCGGTTCTTAAACGCCTATCTGCACGACACCATCAACACGGTACACATTCTGCCGTTTTTCCCGTTTTGTTCCGACGACGGCTTCGCGGTAATCGACTATTACCAAGTCAATCCAAAACTGGGCGACTGGCCGCACATTCAAGCCCTTGCCGCAGACTATCGGCTGATGGCCGACTTGGTGATCAACCATTGTTCCACCAGCAGCACTTGGTTCCAAAACTTCATCAACGGCCGAGGTTACGGCCACGACTATTTTTATACCGCTTCGCCGAATACCAATCTGTCCGATGTCGTCAGGCCGCGCACCTCGCCGTTACTCCGCGAAACCGAAACCGCCAACGGCACTCAATATGTCTGGTGCACATTCAGCCACGAACAGGCCGACCTGGACTTCGGCAATACCGCCGTGCTGCAAGAGTTCGTCAAAATCATCCGCCATTATCTGGATAACGGTGTTCGCATCTTTCGTCTGGATGCGGTGGCATTTTTATGGAAAAAACTTGGCACAAACTGCCTGAATCTGCCCGAAACCCATGAAGTGGTGCGGCTGATTCGCACGCTGATCGAACATAGTTGCGCAGATGCCGTCATCATCACCGAAACCAACCTGCCGAACCGGGAAAACCTCAGTTATTTCGGCAACGGCAACGAGGCGCACAGTATTTATAACTTCTCGTTGCCGCCGCTATTGCTGAACACCCTGGTCACCGGCAACTGCCGTTACCTGAAACAATGGTTGATGAGCATGCCGCCTGCACAAAACGGTACCTTCTATTTTAACTTCATCGCCTCCCACGACGGCATCGGCCTGCGCCCGGCAGAAGGCCTGCTTAGCGAAGCGGAAATCGCCTCGCTGATCAGCACCATGCAGCAATTTGGCGGGCAGGTATCCTGGCGTAGCGGCGATAACGGTACCAAACGGCCGTATGAAATCAACATCGCCCTGTTCGACGCCTTGCAAGGCACGACCAAGGGCAAGGACGCATTCGGCATCGAGCGCTTTGTCTGCGCGCACGCGATTATGCTGGCCTTGGAAGGCATACCGGCGTTTTATATGCATAGCCTGCTGGCCACCGGCAACGATTACCCACGCTTCGAAAGCACCGGTCAAAACCGCGCCATCAACCGCCATCAATGGGACTACCCAAGCCTGACCGCCGCCTTGAACGATGCGCAAAACCACCATCATCAAGTCTTCGAACGGCTGAAAGCGCTGGTCCGCATTCGGCAGCAACAGCCGGCCTTTCACCCCAACGCTACTCAATTCACCCTGCACATCAGCGACCAGTTATTCGGTTTTTGGCGGCAGAGCATGGATCGCAGACAGAGTATATTCTGCATCTACAATGTCAGCGACGAGCCCCATTCATTACTGCTGTCCAACCTGAACTTGATCGTCACCGACGACTGGCGGGATCTGATCAGCGGCCAGCGCTACGACGACCCCATGATGGACAGGATCGATATCGCACCGTATCAGACGTTATGGATTACCAATCGACACGTGACCGAGCAAGCGGTTTGAACCCTACAAATGCCCGAACCCCATCACGTAAGCAACGGCTTTAGCGACTTTAAGGTTTGCCGCACGACACGCTCGACACGTCTCGGCGTAACCCGCTCCTGGTCGGCAACTTGCCGATAACTTTGACCCTCTATCCGGCAACGCACAAACATGCGGCGCTGTTGCGACGGCAATGCCAACAGCGAGCGATGGAATCGCCGCAACTTTTCCCGGCCGGCCAATACGGCATCGGGTTGCGGCTGCAAGCACAGGCAATCTTCAGTGAGCTCCTCGGCGTCCTCCCATTGCGCCCAGCGGTGTTGGCGTCGCAAATAGTCAAAAGCCAAATTACCCGCCACCCGATACAAAAACGCCCTGTGGTTGATGATCTCGTCACCCGGCTCAAGTTGAGCGATTCGCACATAAGTATCCTGCAGCAAATCGGCGGCAGTTTCGCGGCAATTGACCTTGCGATGCAAAAACTGCCGTAACTCCAACTGGTGATGGATAAATGCCGCTTCCAGCGTGCTTTTTGTATTGGTATTCATGATGACGAAGAAACCTTTAATCCCTGTCGGCAATAACATTGACCATCATTCAACCGCCCTTCAATTAACAGCTTGATGACACTTGTTGTAGAGCAACGCACTGAATTCGACGCCAAAAAAATTGCCGGGCAAGCCGGGAGCAATTGCCGAGACGAATGAACCCCAACGCGACCAGCGTTTCACCACCAATCACCTCTAAAAGCCAGACATTGCAATCAATTAAACAGCTCATGATAGTCAAAGGTCGAATCGCCCAAAAACGTTGGATTTCGTTACCTCAACCTACGTCCCTGATTTTGCCGCGTGGGTAACGAGAAATAAAACTCGAGGGGGTTGCCTGCTTTACAGCCCCCCCTCGCAACTAGAACTGCAACCTTAGCGATCCCATCACAGAAAGTGGGTTGCCGGTATTAATCGAGTTACGCCCATAGCCGGCACCTGTGTAATACCCCTTATCCAACAGGTTGTGGATATTCACCTGAGTGGTCAGCCGAGTTTTACCGACAGGTATCGTATAAGCCGCCATCATATCCATCGTCACATACCCCGGCAAATCAACCGGGGTGTTGTTGTCGCCAAGACGTTTACCTACAAGAACGCCACCAAGCCCGGCTTTAAAACGTTCGGTAAATTGATAAGTACTCCAAAGAGTAGCTTGGTGTTCAGGCACATTGATAGGACGCTGACCTAACAGGCTTGCATTAGCGACAGTGTAACGAATATCGGTAAAAGCATAGGTTGTAACCAGATTTAACTTTTCAGTTACTTGCCCTTTCACATCGACTTCTATGCCACGACTTCTGACTTTGCCCGCAGTAATTTTGAATCCAGGATGGTCAGGGTCATTGGTTGTCGTGTTGGCTTTAGTCAGGTCATAAAAAGATACGGTGCTGGAGAATCGTTTATCAAAGAATTCGGTCTTGAACCCGGCTTCCCATTGCTCTCCAGATTGTGGTTTAAAATTTTCACCGTTAAATGAGTACCCTGAGTTTGCGGAGCCTAAAGATTCCGTATAGCTACTGAATAAAGAAAGCCATTGCCAAGGCTGGTAAAGCACTCCGACGCGCGGACTGAATTTCTGATCGTCCTGATCGCGATAATTGGCTTTTGCTATTTCAAACGATTTGCTACTAGAACCTGTGCCATAATTGACCCAATCGTAACGGCCGCCGCCCAAAATATGCAGTTTATCGAACAGAGTGATTTGATCTTGAAAGTAAACGCCGAACCGTTCTTCTTTGCGCAGAAAATTAAAGTCTAAAGGTATTGCATCAATCGCTGCTTGACTGAAAATGTTATAAACCGGATTAAAAATATCAATAGGCGCCATCTTAGAGAAATGTTGATTAGGCCCATTAAACGCATTGTGGTAATAGTCTCCGCCCAAAAGGACATCATGATTGGTTCCAAGCAGATTGAATTTCCCTGACAAATCCAGGTTGGTTGAATAGGTTTCCTGATTAGAATGACCGGTTATAAGTCTGCGATCCAAGGTTCGATTATCCGCCTGCAGGCTTATAGTGCCGCCAATATCGTTATACTGAATATCCCAGTTTTCCCATAAAAATCTATTTTTTAATGCCCAATCGTCATTGAATTTAAACGCCCAGTCATAGGCCACTAAGGTAGTATCATTTTCAGTGGGTTTATCACTGTCGAGGTAACTGCGGCTTAATGGAACGGGAGCTGGGCGGTTACCGATGGACGGAATACCCCAGTCATTTACTTTTTTCTCATGCTTATGTTCCAGTTCAAGATTGGCTTCAAAACGATCATTGGGCCGCCAGGTTAAGGTAGGGGCAACAAAGTAACGCTCATTATTGACAAACTGCTTAAACGAGCCAATATCCTGATAAGAAAAATTAAGGCGATAGCGTAATTTACCGTCTTTATCGATAGGGCCTGTAGCATCGGCAGTAGTGCGGTATTGATCATAGGAACCGAATTGTTGCTGCAAGGAATAAGCGGGGGCATCCCAACCTTTTTTGGTCGTATAATTGATTAATCCGCCCGGTTGCGCACGACCATACAGCATGGAAGCAGGTCCTTTAAGGACTTCAATTTGCTCGATATTAGCCGGGTCATACGTGCCAAAACCGCGCAGTAAACCATTACGGTAAATATTGTTAGTTGAAAAACCACGAATAAGAAAAACTTCGTAAATATCCCCTGATCCATGATCAGCTTGAACACCGCTGACATTCTTGGTTATTGCATCGGTAATGTTAATGTCTTGTTGATCGTTCATTAATGATTTTGGCACCACTTGAATATTCATCGGCGTTTCCATAATCGGCGTATCGGTCTTCGTGGCCGTTGATGCGTTAGATCGGTTGTAATCAGTGTTATACGGATCGTCAGGATCATAAACAGCCTTCCCAGTAACCCTAATCGCCGGCAAAGTCGATGCAGCATCGTTTCCCGATTCCACCACTTTAAGAACCACCGAGTTGTCACCCGTATAGCGATAAGTCAAACCGGTACCGGCCAGCAGTTTTTTAAAGCCCTCTGCGACGGTGTATTCGCCATCCAGCCCCACTGTGGTTTTGCCATCGGTCAACTTGGCTTCGGCTGAAAACAACAACCCTGAATTAGTGGCAAACTGTCTTAAGGCTTGGCTTAATGAACCGCTGTCAATATGGTAGCTGCGCTTGACACTGGCATTATCGTTAATGCTTTCCGCATGGGGTGCAGCCGATACGGTTAACGCAGAGGCCAGTAGAATGCCTTGAATAGCCAGATGCAATCGCGAGGGTTGCAAGCCTGGGTTGCTGATGCGAATTATCGATGACATCGGTTTTATCTCCTTCTAAAAATGGGTGTTGTCACTACCTATGTCAATCGAGAATAAAAAAGCGGAACTCGAAATTGAAAAAAAATTGAATTATTTTTTAAGCTATTGTTTTTTTAATGAATAAAATTGAGATATTTGATCTGAATGCGTAGATTGGGGGCGAAGCACGAACCCCAACACGACAACCGTTGAGCCACCGGTTTACCATTAAATCGCGGCACAGCGACCAAAAAAACCATCAGAAACCGATAAAAGCTAAACTGATCAAAAATGGCGGGGGCTCGTTGTCCCCAAACCTACGCCCCTGAACTACAGTACGTAAGCTTGATCATGCGTGAGGTAGGGCGATGCTGGGATCGATTGCCGAGAGGATAGGCTTATTTTCGAAATGTGTAGCGGGTTTATCAGAGGACGGCCAAGTCGTTTGAGGCGATGGCAAGTAACTCACTCATGAAACATCAAGATGAATTTTGTTGGACGCATATTGGTGCATAGCGATGTTTAGGAGGTCTGGCCCGATTAGCGTGGCAGGACTTTAACCCAGAGCGGCAATGGGTTTGTTATTTTGATCGGCAGACTGGCTTCCAGCGATGCAAGGATTTTGTCGGTGTCTTTGAGCGGGAACGAGCCGATGATACGCATGTCGGCAATCTCGGGCGCGCAGGTTAGATAACCTTTTCGGTAACGATTCAGTTGCAAGAGAAACTCGCTGAGCGGGATGTTATCCGCCTCGATGACGCCCTGGCTCCAGGCAGGCCGGTCGAGCTGGATAGGCTGGATGGACTCGACACGATGGGATGCAAATCGGGCTTCCTGCCCGCCATGTAACAAATGTTTTGGAGCGCTTGGATTGGATGGCTGGATTTCAACCGTATCCGCGAACACCGCGACCTGACTGAAGTCGGTCTGTTGGCTGACGCTAAAACGCGTACCCAGCGCCCTAACCCTGCCGTCCAGGGTATCGACTACAAAGGGGCGTTGCTTAGCTGCGTTATCCTTGGCTGTTTCGATGTAAATTTCACCGGATATCAAATGCAAGCGGCGCAAATCCATGCCGAATTCGACATTCAAGGCGCTGCCGCTATCCAGAATGACGGTTGATCCATCCGCCAACGTAATGGTTTGGATTTCGCCCTGAACGACATGATAATCCGCAGTCCATTCTCGCCAATAGCCGCCACGGCTGAATTGCCAACTGGATAAGCCGACGACGCCAAGTAACACCAAGTTTTTGATCGCACGTCTGCGCTGTAAATCAGGCGCGGTTAACGCGGCTAACGCGGTTTTGGGCGGCAAAGACTTAAAGCGATCGATATGAAATTCGACTCTGGCCCAAGCAGCTTGATGGTCCGGGTGTTCGACTAACCACGCTTGCCATTCGGCCGTTTCGCTTTGGTGGACTTGTCCCGATCGGAATAAGGCAAACCACTCGGCAGCCTGTGCCAAGACCCGCGGGTCAATATCCGAGTGGCGTTTGTGCTGCATGGCTGGCTAAAACCCGGCACTCAAGCACTGAAACATGGCTTGCGCCATGTATTTTCTGACCATACGGTCGCTAACGCCAAGCTTCTGGCCAATTTCGGCATAGGTGAGATCATCCAGTTGTGCCAATAAAAATGCTTGGCGGACTTTTGCAGGCAGTTGATTGAGTAATTCATCGATTTCCCGCAGGACTTCGAGAATGATACTGCTTTCCTCGGGCGAAACGGCAACTTCTTCAGGATAGACGGCGAGACGTTCCAGGTAAGCCCGTTCTATGGTGTTACGACGCCAATGATTGATCAACAAGCGCTTGGCGATGGTGGTAAGGTAAGCGCGGGGTTCATTCAGGTTCGGAATTTCTTTTGAGCCGATAACCCGCATAAAGGTGTCATGGGCGTGGTCTTCCGCCTGCAGACGGTCTTGCACCCGTTTTTCCAGCCACATGAGCAGCCAGGAGTGATGGTCTTGATAAAGCCGTGTAAACGCTTGGCCGCTGTCGTCTGTCAGTTCTGTGCTCACGTCGCTTTATCCTATCGATTGCAGATTTTCCGTCTTCAAGCG
This sequence is a window from Methylomonas methanica MC09. Protein-coding genes within it:
- a CDS encoding c-type cytochrome: MKNKYNKSMSVIFAASLLSLAGCDTTKTTEPAKDAPKPGEPTEKLVYLEQGWTDDEMLDFYNTSQGSQLIPYAWFLALEQANSSELFRDDKNMKSFGYIPQPPRPGRNPEGLPVGFVKEDVQEAFLNAALHAERINTHAQANQQGYQEWMGLTCAACHTADLRYGDKTLRINGAPALADFSTFMNQLSAALTATVNDDAKLTRFAQKVLAEGGYNDVEKQSLKSQLEAYIAWLNGYIGVNYAGLPTPYGYGRLDAFGAILNRVTASLLDMPGNATPANAPVSYPFLWNTSQLDWVQWNGSANNHIGRNVGEVTGVFAHTVLKTDNDADRFYSSAKIVNLDRLEQYMAKLEAPKWGAPLPDIDQSKAEKGKALYAANCVGCHGIRDENGQFPMTPTNAVGKQFIATHMTGLAEIGTDPLMATNFVNPAFNVDPGPMRAFLPEAMRNLPKVPRGAMLSTATTNIIGKQLATFQPPLDQTQLLELAGYHLASETPPNLLAYKARPLNGIWATAPYMHNGSIANLYQALLPDTARETQFYVGGNRFDPVKVGYEPDQEGNYFLFKAVDEDGVAVPGNSNKGHSGNNFTKTLGEDGRWRDFTDEERYQLIEYMKTL
- a CDS encoding glycosyl transferase, whose product is MADFYQNGIITTLHNLTERHLADLEADLLRFSKQRPLGLLLPSLYSELEGDALPKIIANLKTVPYLSEIVIGLDRADQGQYQSALAFFDELPQHHRVLWNDGPRLTALDAELKALDLAPKEMGKGRNVWYCMGYILASGKAESIALHDCDIVTYTSELLARLIYPVANPLFNYEFCKGYYARINNGKLKGRVNRLLVTPLIRAMKKVLGDNDYLDYMDSYRYALAGEFSFRRDVLSDIRIPSDWGLEIGVLSEMHRNYAHNRLCQVDIARVYDHKHQDMSLDDQQAGLSKMSIDICKALFRKLATQGQILTPETFRSIKATYYRIALDFVETYRNDAIMNGLYVDIHEEEVAVEMFTKNIMDAGDLFLNQPMEIPFIPSWNRVQSAVPDILERLYQAVEADFQEFSR
- a CDS encoding multicopper oxidase domain-containing protein, yielding MIDGGRNLIDRHRTPVKAWKDSVAFLPCDTVTVRAKFSLYKGKFVYHCHILEH
- a CDS encoding HAD-IIB family hydrolase, which produces MMSGLHPTRKLLISTDLDGCLLDHHDYGFAPAAALLQKLEDLGIPVIPNSSKTLAELLHFRETLNNSHPFIIENGAAVYIPTGYFADKPEDCENIGDFWIKTFSQPRRHWLKLISQSRIGKEKFQTFADAALADIVKLTGLQPDAAARASQRQYGEPVAWLGTTAEKAEFIQELRQLGAHILEGGRFLHVSGECDKGTAMKWLVAQYLQACGAPITTIAAGDSQNDIAMLESADIAVRVPSPTHALPALEKARQVYTAARQGPSGWSESISAILANLNIK
- a CDS encoding flavin reductase family protein yields the protein MMQELPLDQVYPLLEPGPVVLLTTAVKDRPNVMTLSWHSMLELDPPTLACVVNENNHSFAALNDTLECVIAIPALHMAEKAVQIGNTSGRDTDKFSAASLTARPAWQVGAPIITECFANLECRVNDTRLVGDYNLFVLEIVEAWTDPQQPNPQTFHHPGYGRLVLDGEDISFASNVR
- a CDS encoding DUF4186 domain-containing protein is translated as MDQLFAALAKSTFRGKFHLRAKDLHYLHTKGLPVMREHAADFVGKRLAGAVIANDGKQTPYAGHPVFVAQHATACCCRGCLQKWHGIAQGRLLSNEEQHYIVEVLMRWLNQELSRPSNQGRVRYE
- a CDS encoding dienelactone hydrolase family protein, whose protein sequence is MKYLVLLYALLFTPYLQAALHEENVDYRAGDTVLKGYLVWDDAKGDKQPGVLVVHEWWGLNDYARKRARMLAELGYTALAVDMYGDGKLSEHGKDAAAFMKAVTGQAGLARQRFEAARELLAGRPQVDAGKIAAIGYCFGGATVLNMARQGVDLAAVISFHGNLATDTPARPGQVKARILVLNGAADTFVSPESISAFKQEMARAGADYQFVNYPGAKHSFTNPDADRLGKANDMPLAYNADADNRSWAAMQELFDEVLKP